Proteins encoded together in one Aggregicoccus sp. 17bor-14 window:
- the fdh gene encoding formate dehydrogenase gives MGRRGLRRWPLLEQLLRGDAKALGDTALSERSRTLEPRTARADKVVKSICPYCAVGCGQDVYVKDGRILDIEGDPHSPISTGKLCPKGAATFQLVTGSHRIQQVLYRRPGGTEWEPLPLEQAMDMVAERVKRTREETWEEQDEKGTHVKRTLGIAHLGGATLDNEENYLIKKLFTALGVVQVENQARIUHSSTVPGLGISFGRGGATTFQQDLQNSDCIVIQGSNMAECHPVGFRWVMEAKARGAKVIHVDPRYTRTSAVADLHVPLRAGTDVAFLGGLVRYVLENERYFKEYVVHYTNAATLIREDFQDPEQLEGLFSGFDPSKGQYKDVSSWQYEGVKDAVPAAGHKELFAEAGANQGKVNAEPPLHSTEVRDETLQHPRCVFQLLKRHFARYTPAIVEEICGIPEAQFLEVAEALCQNSGRERTSAFCYAVGWTQHSIGVQYIRTAAILQLLLGNIGRPGGGIMALRGHASIQGSTDIPTLYNLLPGYLPMPFAMESHRLQQYIDANQAPSGWWGEFPKYIVSLLKAYFGDAATKENDYLFATLPRITGDHSHMVTVAQMADGKVPGYFVMGENPTVGSMNGALQRKGLRAAKWVVVRDFVLTETAEFWRHAPEIQSGEVLTEDIQTEVFFFPAAAHTEKDGSFTNTQRLLQWHHQAVEPKGDCRSELHFMFHLGKRLKALYAGSREERDRPIQALTWDYPTKGRIQEPDAERVLKEINGYRTDTGEPVEGFTALKDDGSTACGCWIYSGCYKDGENQAARRRSAQEQSWVAPEWGWAWPSNRRLMYNRASADPEGRPWSARKAYVWWDAEKSQWTGHDVPDFIKDRPPGYRPDPQARGKDAIRGDDPFIMQADGKAWIFAPSGMKDGPLPTHYEPQESPVENALYPRQQCNPARLEWRRRDNPYHRAYGDPRFPFVLTTYRLTEHHTAGGMSRWLSWLSELQPEMFCEVSPELAKERGLTNGGWATVETARGQIEARVLVTERLRPLRLKKRWVHQIGLPYHWGATGRVTGSSANDLISFVADPNVSIQESKALTANIRAGRSASPERAAVGGPTLLAPPRVPEAPRDLPGTQRAAQPTEYKKSEE, from the coding sequence ATGGGACGACGTGGGCTGCGCAGGTGGCCACTGCTCGAGCAGCTGCTGCGCGGTGACGCGAAGGCGCTGGGCGACACCGCCCTCTCCGAGCGCAGCCGCACGCTGGAGCCCCGCACGGCGCGCGCCGACAAGGTGGTGAAGTCCATCTGCCCCTACTGCGCCGTGGGCTGCGGCCAGGACGTGTACGTGAAGGACGGGCGCATCCTCGACATCGAGGGCGACCCGCACAGCCCCATCTCCACCGGCAAGCTGTGCCCCAAGGGCGCGGCCACCTTCCAGCTCGTCACCGGCTCGCACCGCATCCAGCAGGTGCTCTACCGGCGCCCCGGCGGCACGGAGTGGGAGCCGCTCCCGCTTGAGCAGGCCATGGACATGGTGGCCGAGCGCGTGAAGCGGACCCGCGAGGAGACCTGGGAGGAGCAGGACGAGAAGGGCACGCACGTGAAGCGCACCCTGGGCATCGCGCACCTGGGCGGCGCCACGCTGGACAACGAGGAGAACTACCTCATCAAGAAGCTGTTCACGGCGCTGGGCGTCGTGCAGGTCGAGAACCAGGCGCGCATATGACACAGCTCCACGGTGCCCGGTCTGGGCATCTCCTTCGGTAGAGGCGGGGCGACGACCTTCCAGCAGGACCTGCAGAACTCGGACTGCATCGTCATCCAGGGCTCCAACATGGCCGAGTGCCACCCGGTGGGCTTCCGCTGGGTGATGGAGGCCAAGGCCCGGGGCGCGAAGGTCATCCACGTGGACCCGCGCTACACGCGCACCAGCGCGGTGGCGGACCTGCACGTGCCCCTCCGCGCGGGCACGGACGTCGCGTTCCTCGGCGGGCTCGTGCGCTACGTGCTGGAGAACGAGCGCTACTTCAAGGAGTACGTGGTCCACTACACCAACGCCGCCACGCTGATTCGCGAGGACTTCCAGGACCCGGAGCAGCTGGAGGGACTCTTCAGCGGCTTCGACCCGAGCAAGGGCCAGTACAAGGACGTGAGCAGCTGGCAGTACGAGGGCGTGAAGGACGCGGTGCCGGCGGCGGGCCACAAGGAGCTGTTCGCCGAGGCGGGCGCGAACCAGGGCAAGGTGAACGCCGAGCCGCCCCTCCACAGCACCGAGGTGCGCGATGAGACGCTGCAGCACCCGCGCTGCGTCTTCCAGCTGCTCAAGCGGCACTTCGCCCGCTACACGCCGGCCATCGTGGAGGAGATCTGCGGCATCCCCGAGGCGCAGTTCCTCGAGGTGGCCGAGGCCCTGTGCCAGAACTCCGGCCGCGAGCGCACCAGCGCCTTCTGCTACGCGGTGGGCTGGACGCAGCACTCCATCGGGGTGCAGTACATCCGCACCGCGGCCATCCTGCAGCTCTTGCTCGGCAACATCGGGCGGCCCGGCGGCGGCATCATGGCGCTGCGCGGCCACGCCTCCATCCAGGGCAGCACGGACATCCCCACGCTCTACAACCTGCTGCCGGGCTACCTGCCCATGCCCTTCGCGATGGAGTCGCACCGGCTGCAGCAGTACATCGACGCGAACCAGGCCCCGAGCGGCTGGTGGGGCGAGTTCCCCAAGTACATCGTCTCGCTGCTCAAGGCGTACTTCGGGGACGCCGCGACGAAGGAGAACGACTACCTCTTCGCCACGCTGCCGCGCATCACCGGGGACCACTCGCACATGGTCACGGTCGCGCAGATGGCGGACGGCAAGGTGCCCGGCTACTTCGTGATGGGCGAGAACCCCACCGTGGGCTCGATGAACGGCGCCCTGCAGCGCAAGGGGCTGCGGGCGGCGAAGTGGGTCGTGGTGCGCGACTTCGTCCTCACCGAGACGGCGGAGTTCTGGCGCCACGCGCCCGAGATCCAGAGCGGCGAGGTGCTCACCGAGGACATCCAGACGGAAGTCTTCTTCTTCCCCGCCGCCGCGCACACCGAGAAGGACGGCTCCTTCACCAACACCCAGCGCCTGCTGCAGTGGCACCACCAGGCGGTGGAGCCCAAGGGCGACTGCCGCAGTGAGCTGCACTTCATGTTCCACCTGGGCAAGCGCCTCAAGGCGCTCTACGCGGGCTCGCGCGAGGAGCGCGACCGCCCCATCCAGGCGCTCACCTGGGACTACCCGACGAAGGGCCGCATCCAGGAGCCGGACGCAGAGCGCGTACTCAAGGAGATCAACGGCTACCGCACGGACACGGGCGAGCCGGTGGAGGGCTTCACCGCGCTGAAGGATGACGGCTCCACCGCGTGCGGCTGCTGGATCTACTCCGGCTGCTACAAGGACGGCGAGAACCAGGCCGCGCGCCGCAGGAGCGCGCAGGAGCAGAGCTGGGTCGCGCCCGAGTGGGGCTGGGCATGGCCGAGCAACCGCCGGCTCATGTACAACCGCGCCTCCGCGGACCCCGAGGGCCGCCCCTGGAGCGCGCGCAAGGCGTACGTGTGGTGGGACGCGGAGAAGTCCCAGTGGACGGGCCACGACGTGCCCGACTTCATCAAGGACCGGCCGCCGGGCTACCGCCCGGACCCGCAGGCGCGCGGCAAGGACGCCATCCGCGGCGACGACCCCTTCATCATGCAGGCGGACGGCAAGGCGTGGATCTTCGCGCCCAGCGGGATGAAGGACGGCCCGCTGCCCACGCACTACGAGCCGCAGGAGTCGCCGGTGGAGAACGCCCTCTACCCGCGCCAGCAGTGCAACCCCGCGCGCCTCGAGTGGCGCCGCCGCGACAACCCCTACCACCGCGCCTACGGCGACCCGCGCTTCCCCTTCGTGCTCACCACCTACCGGCTCACCGAGCACCACACGGCCGGAGGCATGAGCCGCTGGCTCAGCTGGCTGAGCGAGCTGCAGCCCGAGATGTTCTGCGAGGTGTCCCCCGAGCTCGCGAAGGAGCGCGGCCTCACCAACGGCGGCTGGGCCACGGTGGAGACGGCGCGCGGGCAGATCGAGGCGCGCGTGCTCGTCACCGAGCGGCTGCGCCCGCTGCGGCTCAAGAAGCGCTGGGTGCACCAGATCGGCCTGCCCTACCACTGGGGCGCGACGGGCCGGGTGACGGGCAGCTCCGCGAACGACCTCATCAGCTTCGTGGCGGACCCCAACGTCTCCATCCAGGAGTCCAAGGCGCTCACCGCGAACATCCGCGCCGGGCGCAGCGCGAGCCCCGAGCGCGCGGCGGTCGGCGGCCCCACCCTGCTCGCCCCGCCGCGCGTGCCCGAGGCCCCGCGAGACCTGCCCGGCACCCAGCGCGCCGCGCAGCCCACGGAGTACAAGAAGAGCGAGGAGTAG
- a CDS encoding four-helix bundle copper-binding protein, with amino-acid sequence MAQTTAQGGTSFLGHVQQMLQTHPGKPSLDRAALLACIQACFDCAQACIACADACLGEPAPQPMVRCIRLNQDCANVCEATGKVLSRQTAFEPALAQAVLQACQTACRLCGEECGRHAQKMEHCRVCAEACQRCEQACRQLLAAA; translated from the coding sequence ATGGCACAGACGACGGCGCAGGGCGGCACCTCCTTCCTCGGGCACGTGCAGCAGATGCTGCAGACGCACCCGGGTAAACCCTCCCTCGACCGCGCGGCGCTGCTCGCGTGCATCCAGGCCTGCTTCGACTGCGCGCAGGCCTGCATCGCGTGCGCGGACGCCTGCCTCGGCGAGCCGGCCCCCCAGCCGATGGTGCGCTGCATCCGGCTCAACCAGGACTGCGCCAACGTGTGCGAGGCCACCGGCAAGGTGCTCTCTCGCCAGACGGCCTTCGAGCCCGCGCTGGCCCAGGCGGTGCTGCAGGCGTGTCAGACGGCGTGCCGCCTGTGCGGCGAGGAGTGCGGCCGGCACGCGCAGAAGATGGAGCACTGCCGCGTGTGCGCCGAGGCCTGCCAGCGCTGCGAGCAGGCCTGTCGCCAGCTCCTCGCGGCCGCCTGA
- a CDS encoding DUF2254 domain-containing protein has protein sequence MRPLLRRLRSTLDTSIWLIPSACLLAAVGLSFLAERLDASLAHDFTAWYLFRGGPEGAREVLSTIASSMMTFTGVVFSVTVLVLQLASNQFSPRVLRTFLRDRGSQAALGIFVGTFAYALLGLRSVRGASDGVEAHVPAFTVWLAVVLAGACVCTFIYFLHHVAQSIRAVNVLSRIGDETRERLDTLYPEPVGEEPEAPRPAVPQGLPSAIIPQPRRSGVVVAVDEEALWRCACRAGVTLALVPRVGDFVPQGGALFEVWGDAGRLDARAAAAAIAVDDERDLRQDVAFGLRQLVDVAERALSPGVNDPTTAVQALDQLHDLLRRLAHRRFPSPARVDAEGRVRLLLPRPSWEGCVRLALDEIRQAGEGATQVTQRLRFLLEDLLSVAPPARRPELLRQRALLEASVRHGFADARDQEVAFSPDPQGHGSH, from the coding sequence GTGCGTCCCCTCCTGCGCAGGCTCCGCTCCACGCTGGACACCAGCATCTGGCTGATTCCGAGCGCCTGCCTGCTCGCCGCGGTGGGGCTCTCCTTCCTGGCGGAGCGGCTGGACGCGAGCCTCGCGCACGACTTCACCGCCTGGTACCTCTTCCGGGGCGGGCCCGAGGGGGCCCGCGAGGTGCTCTCCACCATCGCCTCCTCGATGATGACCTTCACCGGGGTCGTCTTCTCCGTCACGGTGCTGGTGCTGCAGCTGGCGAGCAACCAGTTCAGCCCGCGCGTGCTGCGCACCTTCCTGCGCGACCGCGGCAGCCAGGCGGCGCTGGGCATCTTCGTGGGCACCTTCGCGTACGCGCTGCTGGGGCTGCGCAGCGTGCGCGGCGCCTCGGATGGAGTCGAGGCGCACGTGCCCGCCTTCACCGTCTGGCTCGCGGTGGTGCTCGCGGGCGCGTGCGTGTGCACCTTCATCTACTTCCTGCACCACGTGGCCCAGTCCATCCGCGCGGTGAACGTGCTCTCGCGCATCGGGGACGAGACGCGCGAGCGGCTGGACACGCTGTACCCGGAGCCGGTGGGCGAGGAGCCCGAGGCCCCGCGGCCCGCGGTCCCGCAGGGGCTGCCCTCCGCCATCATCCCGCAGCCGCGGCGCTCCGGGGTGGTGGTGGCGGTGGACGAGGAGGCGCTGTGGCGCTGCGCGTGCCGGGCCGGGGTGACGCTCGCGCTCGTGCCCCGGGTGGGCGACTTCGTGCCGCAGGGCGGAGCGCTCTTCGAAGTATGGGGGGACGCCGGCCGGCTCGATGCGCGCGCGGCCGCGGCGGCCATCGCGGTGGACGACGAGCGCGACCTGCGCCAGGACGTGGCCTTCGGGCTGCGGCAGCTGGTGGACGTGGCCGAGCGCGCCCTGTCTCCGGGCGTGAACGATCCCACCACCGCAGTGCAGGCGCTGGACCAACTGCACGACCTGCTGCGCCGCCTCGCACACCGCCGCTTCCCCTCGCCCGCGCGCGTGGACGCGGAGGGCCGCGTGCGCCTGCTGCTGCCGCGTCCCAGCTGGGAGGGCTGCGTGCGGCTCGCGCTGGACGAGATCCGCCAGGCGGGCGAGGGCGCTACCCAGGTGACGCAGCGGCTGCGCTTCCTGCTCGAGGACCTGCTCTCGGTGGCACCTCCCGCGCGCCGCCCCGAGCTGCTGCGCCAGCGCGCGCTGCTCGAGGCCAGCGTGCGCCACGGCTTCGCGGATGCGCGCGACCAGGAGGTGGCCTTCAGCCCGGACCCGCAGGGCCACGGCTCGCACTGA
- a CDS encoding DUF4396 domain-containing protein, with protein sequence MDWGLLTFLSEPAFVLPWYAPGLTGAAWVALDLRRTNTPLKPAMKWAWPLIVLFFSVLGLALYLATARAPGIGRAQGEDEKQQAHRRYEQSMVRRVNGAVIHCVAGDGLGIMTGMVIARATGMSFWQEFWFEYAVGFAFGLFIFQLKSMRMMTDSVPRALWMAFRAEFFSMLTVMAGMGAVMTYVTPLASGAQPKPLTWAFWGFGMFGLLVGYLFTFPMNWMLVKVGWKHGMGPMEDAHPAEAPAARAGLFAAMALLGAAALVLPAWLTLLREGRPLAQGAATAGLEGTGGSAPPSVPAQLAQGLHGSLAAALAALQDGRRSDAVHALDAALRAAQVGKAALPHSAFAAALSQVRDIRRALHQGDEPEARAQLGALVARPLSVDREAPALLPGGLAAYRGAQVLDAHGARLGEVEGGRAGQLEVALGGARDLWGFVDLGARERRSVPAERVLLGPRPTLGESLVALPGGVASP encoded by the coding sequence ATGGACTGGGGACTGCTCACCTTCCTCTCCGAGCCGGCCTTCGTGCTGCCCTGGTACGCGCCGGGCCTGACCGGCGCCGCCTGGGTGGCGCTGGACCTGCGGCGTACCAACACCCCGCTCAAGCCGGCGATGAAGTGGGCCTGGCCTCTCATCGTCCTCTTCTTCTCGGTGCTCGGGCTCGCGCTCTACCTCGCCACCGCGCGCGCGCCGGGCATCGGCCGGGCGCAGGGAGAAGACGAGAAGCAGCAGGCGCACCGCCGCTACGAGCAGAGCATGGTGCGGCGGGTGAACGGCGCCGTCATCCACTGCGTGGCGGGCGACGGGCTGGGCATCATGACGGGCATGGTCATCGCCCGGGCCACGGGGATGAGCTTCTGGCAGGAGTTCTGGTTCGAGTACGCAGTGGGCTTCGCCTTCGGCCTCTTCATCTTCCAGCTCAAGTCCATGCGAATGATGACGGACAGCGTGCCCCGGGCGCTGTGGATGGCGTTTCGCGCCGAGTTCTTCTCCATGCTCACCGTGATGGCGGGGATGGGCGCGGTGATGACCTACGTCACGCCCCTCGCCTCCGGCGCGCAGCCCAAGCCGCTCACCTGGGCCTTCTGGGGCTTCGGCATGTTCGGGCTCCTGGTGGGCTACCTCTTCACCTTCCCGATGAACTGGATGCTGGTGAAGGTGGGCTGGAAGCACGGCATGGGGCCCATGGAGGATGCGCACCCGGCGGAGGCTCCGGCCGCGCGCGCGGGGCTCTTCGCCGCCATGGCGCTGCTGGGCGCCGCGGCGCTGGTGCTGCCCGCGTGGCTCACGCTGCTGCGAGAGGGGAGGCCGCTCGCGCAGGGCGCCGCCACGGCCGGGCTCGAGGGCACCGGAGGCAGCGCGCCGCCCTCCGTGCCGGCCCAGCTCGCCCAGGGGCTGCACGGCTCGCTCGCCGCTGCGCTCGCCGCGCTGCAGGACGGCCGGCGCAGCGACGCGGTGCACGCGCTGGACGCCGCCCTGCGCGCCGCGCAGGTGGGCAAGGCCGCGCTGCCGCACAGCGCGTTCGCCGCCGCGCTCTCGCAGGTCCGGGACATCCGCCGTGCCCTGCACCAGGGGGATGAGCCAGAGGCCCGCGCGCAGCTGGGCGCGCTGGTCGCGCGCCCGCTCTCCGTGGACCGGGAGGCCCCGGCGCTGCTGCCCGGCGGGCTCGCTGCCTACCGCGGCGCCCAGGTGCTCGACGCCCACGGCGCGCGCCTCGGCGAGGTGGAGGGTGGGCGCGCCGGGCAGCTGGAGGTGGCGCTCGGCGGCGCGCGCGACCTGTGGGGCTTCGTGGACCTGGGCGCGCGCGAGCGCCGCAGCGTCCCGGCCGAGCGCGTGCTGCTGGGCCCGCGGCCCACCCTGGGCGAGTCGCTCGTCGCCCTGCCCGGTGGCGTCGCCTCGCCCTGA
- a CDS encoding EamA family transporter, which yields MGYALLSALAAAATALLAKVGVQGVPSTLATALRTCVVLVFAWGMVFLQGEQTALPGLSRRTLLFLGLSGVATGLSWLAYFRALQLGPASRVAPVDKLSVALTVVLAAVLLKEPLSWRLVAGVVLIVAGTLLTLR from the coding sequence GTGGGCTACGCGCTGCTCTCGGCGCTCGCGGCGGCCGCCACCGCGCTGCTCGCGAAGGTGGGCGTGCAGGGAGTGCCCAGCACGCTCGCCACCGCGCTGCGCACCTGCGTGGTGCTCGTGTTCGCGTGGGGCATGGTCTTCCTGCAGGGAGAGCAGACGGCACTGCCCGGCCTCAGCCGCCGCACGCTGCTCTTCCTCGGGCTCTCCGGCGTGGCCACGGGCCTGAGCTGGCTCGCCTACTTCCGCGCGCTGCAGCTGGGGCCCGCCTCGCGCGTCGCGCCCGTGGACAAGCTCTCCGTCGCGCTCACGGTGGTGCTCGCCGCGGTGCTGCTCAAGGAGCCGCTCTCCTGGCGCCTCGTGGCCGGCGTGGTGCTCATCGTCGCCGGCACGCTGCTCACGCTGCGCTGA